In the Drosophila willistoni isolate 14030-0811.24 chromosome 3R, UCI_dwil_1.1, whole genome shotgun sequence genome, ttttactcaTTTGTATAATGAATATTAGGTACAGATAATAATTTATCTCTATTATTTATTATGCTTTAACAATGGAGAATCTatttaaaattctaaaaacCGGCACttgttttaactttaaaaatacTGGGAATGAGGGTTATCGATAACACCGTCGATAGCTTTCCACCTCTACTAAAGCGCACGTTGTTTATTTTACCATTTTCGACAGCCATCGTCCTGGCGGGTCGAACACTTGCAGCTCCAGACTGGGCCCTCTGCGCATTTTCGACAGCCATCGTCCTGGCGGGTCGAACACTTCCAGCTGCAGACTGGGCACTGTACGCATTTTCCGCGTACAGCACCCAATCGGTTGCGTCGGCCACCTCCTGTGACCCGACCAACCTCGCCCGCATCTCCCGGATTTCAGCAAGGCACTGGTCATTCCTCCCGCACTGCCTAGTGTGCAACAGCAATCCCTTCCTTCCCTTCGGCCGGACAACATTACACTTGTGGCAAGTGTTGTTGCCCCGGTCGAGGCAATTCGGGCCGTGGTCCACGAAGTCCCTCACGCATCTGAATTTACGTCCGCACAAGGCACAGATGTGCCTCTGGCTTATGAATATCCGATATGTATCCGCAGGCACCTTGTATATCGGTGGTGCTGGAAACTGTCCCAAAGGTTCCTGTGGTACAGGAACCACAGGCAGTGGTTCCTCTACCACCGGGTCCTGTGGCAGAGGTTCCACAGGCAGTGGTTCCTGTACCACCGGATCCTGTTGCAGAGGTTCCACTGCCTGTGGTTCCTGTACCACAGGAACCTTTGGGACAGGTTCCACTTTCCGTGGTTCCGATATCACCGGTCCCAGTATAATAGGCTCCAGGATCACGGATTCCATGATCGCTGGATCCCCTGACACTGGATCCTGTGGCATTGGAACCTGCACCGACTGCACGGTTTCTGCCTTTGCCTTCCGCTCCTGTTgggagaaagaaaaatttgaaaaattagaATGGGAAACTTAAATGGAAACTTCGACTATGCCGAAGTTTTCATACCCTTGCAGTAATTTTGGAATTACGTTCACTGCAAcgaacggacagacggacattatcgactcagcttctcaagaatatatactttatggggttgGAAATTTACGTACCTCCGAAAATTGAAGAAGTGCTTCTCTGTTGAAACTAATCTGCTCCCTCAGAGTCGCAACGGCGCCCTCCGAAACTCCACGGAGCAATTCTATCACATTTGCAGCCTGGAAAAAGCACCAAAAATGAAACAGCTTACAATGTGAACTATCGAAATACTTACATTGCGGTTAGCCTCCAGTGCCAGTGTCATAACACGATTCGATTCCTCGGCCATCTGGAAAAAAAGATAGGAGtgtagaaataaaaaaaaagatataaatACAAGaagaatttataaaataaCTTGCCTTTAAATTTGTGCGCAAAAAATTAACCGTTAACCGTTACAATTTTCGGTAACGCCGCAAGTTGcaatttcaacttcaactTTCCAACGAAATTGGAATATTGgaatttgaattgaaattcaatttgtttgtatatttcattttcattttatttttttcatttttttggaCAACAACAAGTACTCTTAAATGCTAACAAAAATACTAATTCTAAAACCCCATCTAACACTAAATTATTATCACTTACATTTCTAATTATtcctaaattaaaatattcccTAAAAGCGCTTAAAACTATTTTCCCAAACCCTTCTAATCTTATATTGGAAACATGCGACAAAGAGATGTGTCTGCTCTCGCCCAAGGATCCAAATTTCCTGTTTGCTTCATGAATCCTTTCTCCACACGGTAGTACTGCTGCAGGTCCGCTGGAACACCGAAATCGCAAACCTCTATTGCTGCGAGGTTTTCGATGTCCAGCGGCCTGAAGTATACCTGACACAATGTGTCATCCATGTGCCCGTCATGTTTGAGCATTACTTCATTGAAATGAAAGTAATCCCAAACAAATGGGACTTTTCCGTTAGTAGTTAGGAAATAATTTCGCACTCTCACATTAATCGGATTGCCGTCAACACAAAGCAAACCAAATTAGTTGATATGTGTGCatcttttataaattttaacaattttttgattaactcTATGATTGTCTCGGCGCTTACATATTCGTCCATGGTGTGTACGATGTTGCAATAAATAATGCTCCTTTTGGAGCCATCGAGCGCCACTGCCATcattgttaaaatttttacaaatttatattaatattagATAATAATTTATCTCTATTATTTATTATGCTTTAACAATGGCTTTATTTAAAATTCTAAAAGCCGGCACttgttttaactttaaaaatacTGGGAATGAGGGCTATCGATAACACCGTCGATAACTTTCCATCTCTACTAAAGCGCACGTTGTTTATTTTACCATTTcgctttaatttaaataaaaatgaatgaaattgcCACTGACAAAGGAAAAGTTCCCAATGATAAGCTGAGGGAGATGCGATGCGAGTTCAATCCGCTCTCGCGATGCGATGGTTCAGTGATGTATAGCCAAGGTTGGTCGAATTAAACAAAGCCGGTTCAATTGTTGAAATTTGCAACTTGTTTACCCCTTAACAGGATCAACAGTTGTCATTGCCGCCGTTTTGGGACCAGTTGAGGTCAAGACCCAAAGCCTTAGCATAGATGGCAGTTACTTGGAGTGCAATTATCGACCAAAGGCGGGATTGCCGCAGGTGAAGGAACGCATACGAGAATCGGTAATACAAGATGTCCTGGAGTTGGCTGTGCTGGGCGAATCCTATCCACGTTCCAAGATGTCAGTTCAAATACAGGAGCTGGAGGATCGTGGAAGTGTAAGTAATTCAATGGAAGAAAAACGAGAAAAGGCTAATATATTCCACCATGCAGATAGACGCGTGTGCGGTGAATGCCGCCTGCCTGGCCATGATTATCGGAGGCCTGCCCATGAAATACAGTTTCGCTGCAGTGCAATGCATTATCAATGAAGATGGCGAATATATACTGGATCCGGATCAGAGGGAAACACTGCATCAGCGTGCCAGTTTCACATTTGCCTTCGACTCCCTGGAGGGAGATTTGCTGCTGGTGCAGACAAAAGGATCTTTTAAAATTGCCCAATTCAACGATATAGAGTGCCTATGCCGCTCTGCTAGTGCGAATATCTTTCAATTCTATCGTGATAATATAGCCAAATACCATGGTAGAAAGTCTAGCCCAACGAGCGATGTgaaagaaatggaaacggaaacgTAGGAGTTAAGAAATAAAGCATAAATcttgtttattaaaattgcTACGCTTTGCTGTGAAATCTGGAAATGCTGCTCAGTTGCAGGGGTGTGCCCTTAAGCACCTGAGAATTGGATTCCTCAATGCGAGCCACCACAAAATCACCGACTCCAAAGGATTTCATTTTGCTAGAATCTTGTCCGGCTACAGGCACCTCCATAGAAGGTACAATAACCTTAATGTTTGCGTCATTGCGTCCAAACCAATGCAAAGCGGAACGCTTGCTTCTACCTTCGATGAGAATTAGTTGTTGTTGACCCACAAATTCTTGATGGAGTTGAGTGGCTCCAGTGCGAAAGGCTTGAACCATTCGCTGTAGTCGTTGTGTCTTCACCGCCAGCGGCACATCATCCACAAAGCGTCGATGTGCTGTGGTTTTCTCTCTCATGCTATAGGCAAAGAGATAGGCCACATTGTAACGAACCTTTTGGATTAGGGAGATAGTATCCTCGAATTCCTCATCCGTTTCGCCACAAAAGCCGCAAATAAAGTCACTGGACAAACCCACATGGGGCAGAATCTTGCGTATGTGCTCGACCAGCTCCAAATAGGCTTCCCGAGTGTAGCCTCGTCGCATTCTGGCCAAAACTTGTGAGTTGCCCGACTGGGCGGGCAGGTGCAATTGCTTGCACACATTCGGATAGTCGCGTATAATCCTCAGCACATCGTCGGAGAAGTCCTTCGGATGAGGCGAAGTGAAACGTATTCGCATTTCTGGTACTGCCTCGGCTACGCTTTCGAGCAGCTTTGAGAAGGGTAAACCACCGCTTTTTGGTTTGTAGACAGTCTTAAAACCAGGCACCGGTGCATCCTTAGTATTATCCTCATCTTGTCCACTGCGATCTCTGTACGAGTTGACATTCTGTCCAAGGAGTGTCACCTCTTTAACGCCCTGCTCCTGCAGGGTGAGCACTTCTCTCACAATGGACTCCAGAGGACGGGATCGTTCGCGACCTCGTGTAAAAGGCACTATGCAATAGGAACACATGTTGTCGCATCCTCGCATAATGGACACAAAAGCGGTAGGGGATTCGGAATTTAAACGCACTGGCATCACATCCGCATAGGTCTCGTCCAGTGAGAGGAGCACATTGATAGCCGAATTGCCATAATGTCGTGATACGGCCAGTAATCTGGGTAGGTCCTTGTAGCTATCGGGTCCAGCTATAACGTCGACACTTTTCTCCTGTTCCAGCAAACGTTCTTTCAGCCGCTCTGCCATGCATCCCAACAGAGTTAGCTGCAATGGTCCTCGTCTACTGGAGCGCTTTTCCTTGAGTGCTCGCAAATGGCGCAGACGATTCCAAATCTTTTGTTCGGCTCCATCACGCACCGCACAGGTAACCAACATGATCACATCTGCTTCGTTTTGGTCGTGGCATCGTTGATAGCCATTTTCCTGGAGTATGCTCCAAACCACCTCCGTATCGTTGGTGTTCATTTGGCAGCCATAAACCTCAAAGTGTACTTTTCGGCCCTGTCCATTGAAATCAATGCTATTTAGATAGGGCACACTATTGTCCACGTCCAATTCCTCGTTCTCCTTTAGCCTGGAAGTTGGTTTTGCTGTGAAGAAATCCTGCAAGCCGGGCCCCGAGTTAACTCGTTTCAAGAAGGTCTCACGTGGAGTTGAAGAAGTTGCTGGTGTTGGCTGAGATGCTGATGAGCCGGCAGCATGGCTTTGACTTCGCCAATGTTGTCTCAGACAGCTGACCAACTGCCAACGGCgtttcattttagtttttttaaacGAATTTAAATTATGCAAGCATGTCGTTATTAGAGATGTCACTTTTTGAGAACAAAGCTAGATAAACAATACAagccaaaacaaacaaaaatagcTAAAAATTGCTCAGCTGCTGCGCTCTTATAAATGAGTCGAACTCTGTAAAAGCAATTTATCGTTATCGGCGGAAAGTTTGAAATTACGTTTGTAAGTTTTACGATAGGGTGGATTGCGATTGAGAGCGAACATGTGGTTGAAACCAGAGTCTCGTTTTATTTATCCAGGACATGAATCTTTTTGGGTGTTATTTTGAAAATCAGTTCAAAGAGGGCGCTAGTGTTTTAAAAAAGGGCGCCACAGGAAATGATAACAGTCATTTTGGAAGTTATGACTGTTGGACTATTGTTTTAGTTAAgttaactttaaaattttagGTATCATTCTGTAGTTTACATATTCGAGATTTCTGCTTcgaatattttattattattacattattttttatatatttatatatattttattattagaactattttgttttgttttagcaGGATATACTCCTTACTGTGTTCTAAATTGATTTGATAGACAAAGGTGGATTTAATAAAATTCTTTTCCGatgttaataaataaatgttagTTTTATTAGTTAGATACATGAGAACAATGTGTAAGATATAATTTAACTAACTAATTAAGATGCAATAAAGACCACTTTACCAAAcgaaaatcaaattcaatgtACATTCGAGCGTGGCACAACTCTTCAGTGGGCCTATGTAGAAGGTCCTTCAAttcatttaacaaaatttatt is a window encoding:
- the LOC6647026 gene encoding CDK5RAP1-like protein; translation: MKRRWQLVSCLRQHWRSQSHAAGSSASQPTPATSSTPRETFLKRVNSGPGLQDFFTAKPTSRLKENEELDVDNSVPYLNSIDFNGQGRKVHFEVYGCQMNTNDTEVVWSILQENGYQRCHDQNEADVIMLVTCAVRDGAEQKIWNRLRHLRALKEKRSSRRGPLQLTLLGCMAERLKERLLEQEKSVDVIAGPDSYKDLPRLLAVSRHYGNSAINVLLSLDETYADVMPVRLNSESPTAFVSIMRGCDNMCSYCIVPFTRGRERSRPLESIVREVLTLQEQGVKEVTLLGQNVNSYRDRSGQDEDNTKDAPVPGFKTVYKPKSGGLPFSKLLESVAEAVPEMRIRFTSPHPKDFSDDVLRIIRDYPNVCKQLHLPAQSGNSQVLARMRRGYTREAYLELVEHIRKILPHVGLSSDFICGFCGETDEEFEDTISLIQKVRYNVAYLFAYSMREKTTAHRRFVDDVPLAVKTQRLQRMVQAFRTGATQLHQEFVGQQQLILIEGRSKRSALHWFGRNDANIKVIVPSMEVPVAGQDSSKMKSFGVGDFVVARIEESNSQVLKGTPLQLSSISRFHSKA
- the LOC6647418 gene encoding exosome complex component RRP46 — encoded protein: MNEIATDKGKVPNDKLREMRCEFNPLSRCDGSVMYSQGSTVVIAAVLGPVEVKTQSLSIDGSYLECNYRPKAGLPQVKERIRESVIQDVLELAVLGESYPRSKMSVQIQELEDRGSIDACAVNAACLAMIIGGLPMKYSFAAVQCIINEDGEYILDPDQRETLHQRASFTFAFDSLEGDLLLVQTKGSFKIAQFNDIECLCRSASANIFQFYRDNIAKYHGRKSSPTSDVKEMETET